A genomic region of Aureibacillus halotolerans contains the following coding sequences:
- a CDS encoding GntR family transcriptional regulator yields MNKPLYQMIYEKVKHEIKTGKYDVGHQIPTEKQLMELFDVSRLTAKNAMNLLVEEGWITRIPGKGSFVSEEVKGKIVTKKSDLVGVILAGFSDSYGAELLRATISYLNEKGFQCILKISNESQELETEYLNELISLGVRGIIILPVQAEYHNQALLKITLSNFPIVLMDRKLFGLSVPYVGSNNKAIANQMVNKLIELGHQNISVVSHKHLNNSSVSDRIEGIKEAYYNNTMVLDNSMWLLNLETSYSNRINEACLERDFESIHKKIKEHQNITCFFALDYFSGQIVWNALSKLGKKIPEDYSLIGFDGPVDHSLTTSFSRIIQNQEAIAKHAVDLLAQLVHSIEVDKKEVIVEARFIDDHTILHDKTKVVLSL; encoded by the coding sequence ATGAATAAACCTTTATATCAAATGATTTATGAAAAGGTAAAACATGAAATAAAAACCGGCAAGTATGATGTGGGACATCAGATACCGACCGAAAAACAACTTATGGAATTGTTCGATGTTAGTAGACTTACTGCTAAAAATGCGATGAATTTACTTGTAGAAGAAGGTTGGATTACTCGTATACCGGGAAAAGGGAGCTTTGTTAGTGAGGAAGTGAAAGGGAAGATCGTCACCAAAAAATCGGATTTAGTGGGCGTAATCCTAGCCGGCTTTTCTGACAGTTATGGGGCAGAGCTTCTTAGGGCGACTATTTCATATCTAAATGAAAAAGGATTTCAATGTATTCTTAAGATTTCTAATGAATCTCAAGAGTTAGAAACAGAATACTTAAATGAGCTTATTTCTCTAGGTGTTCGTGGCATCATTATTTTGCCTGTTCAAGCCGAATATCATAATCAAGCCCTTTTAAAAATAACGCTGAGTAATTTTCCTATTGTCCTGATGGACCGCAAACTATTTGGTTTATCGGTGCCTTATGTTGGTAGTAATAACAAAGCCATAGCAAACCAAATGGTGAATAAACTTATAGAGCTTGGTCATCAGAATATTTCTGTAGTCTCTCATAAGCATTTAAATAATTCTTCAGTATCTGATCGGATCGAGGGAATTAAAGAGGCATATTATAACAACACCATGGTTTTGGATAACTCAATGTGGTTGCTTAATTTAGAAACGTCATATTCGAACCGTATTAATGAAGCGTGCCTGGAAAGAGATTTTGAAAGTATCCATAAGAAAATAAAAGAGCACCAAAACATCACCTGTTTTTTTGCGCTTGATTATTTCAGCGGTCAGATCGTATGGAATGCTTTAAGCAAACTGGGAAAGAAGATACCGGAGGATTATAGTTTAATTGGGTTTGATGGGCCGGTAGACCATTCGTTGACAACTTCATTCTCACGAATTATTCAAAATCAAGAGGCCATTGCGAAACATGCTGTCGATTTACTTGCTCAATTAGTGCATTCTATTGAAGTTGACAAAAAAGAGGTTATTGTTGAAGCACGATTTATTGACGATCATACGATTTTGCATGATAAGACAAAAGTCGTTTTATCTTTATAG
- the celB gene encoding PTS cellobiose transporter subunit IIC, with amino-acid sequence MSKVQNFLEDRVAPFAGRIGQIKQLVAIRDGIAFIMPLIIIGSIALILNSLPIQATWYVNLMNEGGWAERLGLIVNGTFGLIGLLAAFTIAYSLAKQYSLDGLSVGLLSLAAYVFCTPSIQSTDNALGIPLDLMGSKGLFVAIVIGIISTEIFRFVIKKNLVIKLPAGVPPAVGKSFTALIPGFFIIVFFAAVTWILGETSIGSVHNLVQTVLGNPLSMLGGTIFGAFIYELLISGFWLTGIHCGNIMGGILNPIWMQQMDENRLALQAGEALPHILTQPFFDIFVHMGGAGTLVALAICLFIFSKSQQNKSIGRIGITPSLFNIGEPLMFGVPVVLNPIMFIPFILAPIVMVLTTYFAMATGIVPKTNGVSVPWTMPPIISGYLATGSIKGSIMQIVNLIIAILIYYPFFKAMDKQFVREEKKEEINQ; translated from the coding sequence ATGAGTAAAGTACAGAATTTCTTAGAAGATCGCGTTGCCCCTTTTGCCGGAAGAATAGGACAAATCAAACAGCTGGTCGCCATTCGTGATGGGATAGCTTTTATTATGCCCCTTATCATCATTGGGTCTATTGCCCTTATCCTTAATAGCCTTCCTATCCAGGCTACTTGGTACGTCAATTTGATGAATGAAGGAGGGTGGGCAGAACGACTTGGTCTAATAGTGAATGGAACGTTTGGCCTTATTGGGTTATTGGCCGCTTTTACAATTGCCTACTCATTGGCAAAGCAATATTCTTTAGACGGGTTATCCGTAGGACTACTTTCATTGGCAGCCTACGTATTTTGTACACCTAGTATCCAATCAACCGATAATGCACTAGGCATTCCGCTAGATCTAATGGGAAGCAAAGGGTTGTTTGTTGCAATTGTAATTGGGATAATCTCAACTGAAATCTTTAGATTCGTCATAAAGAAAAACCTTGTCATCAAACTCCCGGCAGGTGTTCCGCCAGCAGTAGGTAAGTCCTTCACTGCCTTAATTCCTGGTTTCTTTATTATCGTCTTTTTTGCAGCTGTAACGTGGATCTTAGGCGAAACAAGCATTGGTAGCGTCCATAATCTTGTCCAAACCGTGTTAGGGAATCCGTTGAGTATGTTAGGTGGAACTATCTTCGGAGCTTTTATCTACGAGCTTTTGATCAGTGGGTTTTGGTTAACTGGTATCCATTGCGGCAATATCATGGGGGGGATATTGAACCCTATTTGGATGCAGCAAATGGACGAGAATCGTTTAGCTCTCCAAGCCGGCGAGGCATTACCGCATATTCTCACACAACCGTTTTTTGATATCTTTGTTCACATGGGAGGCGCTGGGACGCTCGTTGCATTAGCCATATGTCTTTTCATTTTCAGTAAAAGTCAACAAAACAAATCCATTGGGCGCATAGGGATTACCCCCTCCTTGTTTAATATTGGAGAACCGCTTATGTTCGGTGTTCCTGTCGTTCTAAATCCGATCATGTTTATTCCTTTCATTCTCGCTCCGATTGTGATGGTGTTAACCACCTATTTTGCGATGGCTACTGGAATTGTTCCAAAAACCAATGGGGTGTCTGTTCCTTGGACGATGCCACCTATCATTAGCGGGTATTTAGCGACTGGAAGTATAAAAGGATCGATCATGCAAATAGTGAACCTAATTATTGCCATCTTAATCTATTATCCGTTCTTCAAGGCAATGGACAAGCAATTTGTTCGAGAAGAGAAGAAGGAGGAGATCAATCAATGA
- a CDS encoding haloacid dehalogenase-like hydrolase — protein MTKRLLNCDTSDIMAMTKEELKVSIYASEGRTVLTEVAVVKDPIIDGVTNGEIAKFAGADLILLNAFDVDHPAICGISSTDSQPVKTLKKLTGRPIGANLEPVDDSQSTMDEKEEIGAGRKATVHTFKKANELGLDFICLTGNPGTGVTNEAICNSIQEAKRTFDGLIIAGKMHSSGIDEPIVDEQTVEQFIEAGADIILFPAVYTVPKFREEELLRLVEVVHSHNRSVKDPAKKVLTLSAIGTSQESSSKEVIQKIALACKSCGVDIHHIGDAGYSGLALYQNIDVLGNAIRGERHQLRMRAKSIFR, from the coding sequence ATGACAAAACGACTACTGAACTGCGATACAAGTGATATTATGGCAATGACTAAAGAGGAATTAAAAGTATCCATCTATGCCAGCGAAGGCCGAACCGTGTTAACAGAAGTTGCTGTTGTAAAAGACCCTATCATTGATGGCGTAACGAATGGAGAAATCGCAAAATTCGCCGGGGCAGATTTAATCCTTTTAAATGCGTTTGATGTAGACCATCCTGCCATTTGCGGGATAAGTTCCACAGATTCCCAGCCTGTGAAAACGTTGAAGAAATTAACTGGACGTCCCATCGGAGCCAATTTAGAACCTGTGGATGATAGCCAAAGCACGATGGATGAGAAAGAGGAAATCGGTGCCGGCAGAAAAGCGACCGTTCATACGTTCAAAAAGGCAAATGAATTAGGTCTAGATTTTATCTGTTTAACAGGAAACCCTGGGACAGGAGTGACAAACGAAGCGATTTGCAACTCTATTCAAGAAGCAAAACGTACGTTTGATGGGTTAATCATCGCAGGGAAAATGCATAGTTCTGGCATTGATGAACCCATTGTTGACGAACAAACAGTTGAACAATTTATAGAGGCCGGAGCTGACATTATCTTATTCCCTGCTGTCTATACCGTTCCCAAATTTAGAGAAGAAGAGTTATTACGTTTGGTCGAAGTTGTTCATTCACATAACCGATCTGTAAAAGACCCTGCAAAGAAAGTTCTAACATTGTCTGCCATTGGAACGAGTCAGGAAAGCTCAAGCAAAGAGGTTATCCAAAAAATTGCATTGGCTTGTAAATCATGTGGTGTCGATATTCACCATATAGGTGATGCTGGATACTCAGGATTAGCTTTATATCAAAATATTGATGTGTTAGGGAACGCGATCCGTGGTGAAAGACACCAATTGCGTATGAGAGCTAAGTCGATTTTTAGATAG
- a CDS encoding glycoside hydrolase family 125 protein: MIKEQAMNGINELLDVVDAKTKELDRELWGKQFRNGFSDTLMKTLSISEDGSVYLVTGDIPAMWLRDSTAQIQPYLVLAKTNEVFQSLIAKLIQKQCDYILIDPYANAFNEKPNNNGHQTDKTKMSPWIWERKYEIDSLCYPIKLAYQLFKESGYTDHFNESFLQAAKEIVKVFKTEQHHANSQYTFERFDGRPEDTLVNEGKGSPVGYTGMTWSGFRPSDDACTYGYLVPSNMFAVVSLSHLHEIISAFYLENEALFANEVCQLRDEIESGIQKFGIVENKETGKKVYAYEVDGLGNYTLMDDANVPSLLSAPYLGYCESDDDIYLNTRAFLLSEKNPYYYSGTVAAGIGSSHTPDQYIWPIALSIQGLTSLSKEEQKSLLDVIVQTTAGTMQCHESFDVNDDSRYTREWFSWSNMMYCQLLLTYLDIT, encoded by the coding sequence ATGATCAAGGAACAAGCGATGAATGGCATTAATGAGCTATTAGACGTCGTTGACGCAAAGACGAAGGAATTAGATAGAGAACTGTGGGGAAAACAGTTTCGCAATGGTTTTTCCGATACACTCATGAAAACGCTTAGTATATCTGAAGACGGATCTGTATATTTAGTTACTGGCGACATTCCGGCAATGTGGTTAAGAGATTCAACAGCACAAATACAACCCTATTTAGTGTTAGCAAAAACAAACGAAGTTTTTCAGTCCCTCATCGCTAAGCTGATTCAAAAACAGTGCGACTATATATTGATTGACCCTTATGCAAACGCTTTTAATGAAAAGCCGAACAACAACGGTCATCAAACAGATAAAACAAAAATGTCGCCTTGGATATGGGAACGGAAATACGAGATTGATTCATTGTGCTATCCAATCAAGCTTGCTTATCAATTGTTTAAAGAGTCCGGATACACAGATCATTTCAATGAGTCCTTTCTACAGGCAGCTAAAGAGATCGTAAAAGTGTTCAAAACGGAGCAACATCATGCGAACTCCCAGTACACGTTTGAGCGGTTTGATGGTCGTCCAGAAGACACCTTAGTGAACGAAGGCAAGGGATCGCCAGTCGGGTATACCGGTATGACTTGGTCAGGCTTCCGTCCGAGCGATGATGCATGCACTTACGGTTACCTCGTGCCTTCAAATATGTTCGCTGTCGTCAGTCTCTCTCATTTACATGAAATTATTTCTGCGTTCTATTTAGAAAATGAAGCTCTTTTCGCGAATGAAGTATGTCAGCTGCGTGACGAAATTGAAAGCGGGATACAGAAGTTTGGCATTGTCGAAAACAAAGAGACAGGAAAAAAAGTGTACGCCTATGAAGTCGATGGACTCGGGAATTATACATTAATGGATGATGCCAATGTTCCAAGCTTGCTGTCAGCTCCTTACTTGGGCTATTGCGAAAGCGACGATGACATTTATCTGAATACGCGTGCGTTTTTATTAAGCGAAAAAAATCCATACTATTACTCAGGCACTGTAGCAGCCGGAATCGGAAGTTCTCACACGCCAGATCAATATATATGGCCCATTGCTTTGAGCATTCAAGGGTTAACGTCTTTATCAAAAGAAGAACAGAAATCATTGTTAGATGTCATCGTTCAAACCACCGCTGGGACGATGCAATGTCACGAAAGTTTCGATGTCAACGATGACAGCCGCTATACGAGAGAATGGTTTTCATGGTCCAACATGATGTATTGTCAATTGCTGTTGACTTATTTAGACATCACGTAA
- a CDS encoding DUF3320 domain-containing protein: MNAVDLTLDYSGVANYALQQNRVPLITELSLKNEGNEPLKNVRIDIMTNPSITRFQPVHFDIVPSEEAIVFTPELSYDTAELRRFEEAVQGTIDIRITSNDQLVLQTSRALEILAYNQWPGAAASPEIIASFITPNRPYIDQLLKDSIQRLKTKKPSSSMDGYQSADPAHTVDQVSAIYSSIQGKGIDYANPPASFEHHGQKVRFPDQVSETGMGTCLDLTVLFASCVEAAGLHPMLIFCRGHVFLGVWLTNEWMPEMVSYDKTYLTKRMADGINDLIVVETTHLTNSEVPFAEAIQTAKKAFDKPDYINYAVDIQRCRHGGIKALSLLAENHVVQSAPSVVPQTQNDYQAYAISRHSSDIDGSAASQQDKIGLWKSKLLDLGMRNLLLNYNYKRKGIPLISSDLGQIEDALHRGEKMKIEPAPSEFKGALNRSFSEVADEGLIQNELSQNRLRAYLDNEDLFKRATKIYRDAKEKLEENGANALFLALGFLQWIDPKSKKTRFAPILLMPVEMIRHSQQSGFSIKARTDDIQINISLVEYLRQAFSINASELYTLPEDEYGADVKRVMSDVRRLIMHMDGWDVLEFSSIGTFSFAKFVMWNDLRSNEAMLSRNPVVKSLIEGRKSFTQSYNFSEALTPEKEISTPSLVPLSADGSQMEALHAASSGESFVLHGPPGSGKSQTITNIITNTLGEGKTVLFVAEKMAALEVVYQKLKGIGLEPFLLSVYSNKAQKNQVLEQFDKSFKVERTASVNWEEYNTDIAQLKKSLFDISKELHEETTFGKSTYDMLQSFASLERPDVVASLDSQHVKNLTDRVLESHIELMKKTTRLGETCVPLKDHPWDGIGAIQYSLAKKDDITRYLQEVIRIGEPLRKSLREYLEGVSVRFTGESKTSLKGFLQKLEKIEQLDTMHLLAFLDEGQGIEMTRTVLVKNHELTVAQEQLSTTFDDRMSQVSEVTWLERLSEARTPGLFAFFKRRKAVNSLKPFLREATAQPSVELLQQYCDTTRRMGELEKELEPHVTWMDKAFGSSWRTKQQKDVIENDLTALAALEQLCNEPQSVGAIKSFLIHHDVDQRNLRGHAVARQALQKEVHSFESMLDVLKDTLEINDYISKASDWVYSVVEKAKSQLEHLDRLYDMVQYVHAKREAEKVGIEPMLVDFETGDRSGEEVVHTYRYSVLRQRIDKEVNLREHLRTFSEAEVELLLEKFKRMDEQLMKASQLEVAERLAKKNIQLENISEIEGTEVNKLHRAIRSRGRGLAMRQLFSSIPNTLSKLKPCVLMSPIAVSQYLSSDHPAFDLVIFDEASQMPTSEAVGAMARGRQVIVVGDPKQLPPTNFFNATINDEDDDVEMVDMESVLEDCLALPLPEKYLKWHYRSEHESLIAFSNRRYYDGQLVTFPSTDFSKDKVTFTNVKGTYERGGANVNKTEAEAIVTDVFRRLEDPILRKSSIGIVTFNSHQQELIADMIEEELSKKPELEEIVLNGEEPLFVKNLENVQGDERDTIYFSLCFGPDEEGKMTMNFGPLNREGGWRRLNVAITRAKQEMKVFASMEPEALQRAKAKGVQDLQAFMLFAKRASHSGGLSATREEEQHEAILLSIERKLAEKGYETERGVGMSAFKIELAVKHPDAPERYMAAILTDGHTAAAEKTIRDREKLKVDVLNRFGWTVLKVWTMSWWRNPDKQADALCEQLESIRAAAPIKEPTLQQQDETLSEVMTEPIAAVETVPLKKDVYEAHVLPEVVVDKNDFYTISSKEMIFTQMRQLVEHEAPISEQMLVKRISDAWGFKRAGSRIAQHVAECLGQTNYFVEEESDDRRFIWSTSESVSDFSLFREGDKDRRDSDDISFREYRNGIKHLSDAGIKLPIDEVVKRLNNLLGFQRLNQGVDERVRQTIDKMVTDGELTMDERMIQHKS, encoded by the coding sequence ATGAATGCTGTTGACCTCACTCTCGATTACTCAGGCGTCGCCAACTATGCCTTGCAACAAAACCGTGTTCCGCTCATTACAGAACTGTCATTGAAAAATGAAGGCAACGAGCCATTGAAAAATGTACGCATAGACATTATGACAAATCCATCAATTACTCGTTTTCAACCGGTCCATTTCGATATCGTCCCTTCAGAAGAGGCGATCGTTTTTACTCCGGAGCTATCCTACGATACAGCGGAGCTTAGACGATTTGAAGAGGCCGTCCAAGGCACGATCGATATTCGTATCACTTCCAATGATCAATTGGTCCTGCAAACAAGCCGTGCACTGGAAATTTTGGCGTACAACCAGTGGCCAGGAGCTGCGGCGAGTCCTGAAATCATCGCAAGTTTTATTACACCGAATCGCCCCTACATAGATCAATTGCTTAAAGACAGTATTCAACGTTTGAAAACAAAAAAGCCCTCAAGCTCCATGGACGGCTATCAAAGCGCAGACCCAGCGCACACTGTTGATCAGGTATCCGCGATTTACAGTTCGATCCAAGGCAAAGGCATTGATTATGCCAATCCACCTGCTAGCTTTGAGCACCACGGTCAGAAGGTTCGTTTTCCAGATCAAGTCTCCGAAACTGGGATGGGCACATGTTTGGATTTAACAGTCCTGTTTGCATCCTGTGTTGAAGCAGCGGGCCTTCATCCAATGCTCATTTTTTGCCGTGGCCATGTGTTCCTCGGTGTTTGGTTGACGAATGAGTGGATGCCCGAAATGGTGAGCTACGATAAAACGTATTTAACGAAACGAATGGCGGATGGCATTAATGATCTGATCGTTGTCGAGACGACTCACCTAACTAATTCAGAGGTGCCGTTTGCTGAGGCAATTCAGACTGCGAAGAAAGCGTTTGATAAGCCAGATTATATTAATTATGCTGTTGATATCCAGCGCTGTAGGCATGGTGGCATTAAGGCTCTCTCGCTATTGGCGGAAAACCATGTCGTCCAATCTGCTCCTTCTGTTGTTCCTCAAACACAGAATGACTATCAGGCGTATGCTATCTCAAGACATAGCAGTGACATTGATGGGTCTGCTGCTTCTCAGCAAGATAAGATCGGATTGTGGAAAAGTAAACTGTTGGATTTGGGAATGAGAAACCTTCTACTAAATTACAATTACAAGCGAAAAGGCATTCCATTGATTTCTTCTGATCTTGGTCAAATTGAAGATGCCTTGCACAGAGGCGAAAAGATGAAAATTGAGCCTGCGCCCAGTGAGTTTAAAGGTGCATTAAACAGGAGCTTCTCAGAGGTAGCAGATGAAGGATTAATCCAGAATGAATTGTCGCAAAATCGTTTGCGTGCGTATCTAGACAATGAGGATCTCTTTAAGCGGGCGACGAAGATTTACCGTGATGCGAAAGAAAAGCTAGAGGAAAACGGTGCCAATGCGTTGTTTCTCGCACTCGGTTTTCTTCAGTGGATTGATCCAAAAAGTAAGAAAACCAGATTTGCCCCGATTCTATTAATGCCCGTTGAAATGATACGCCATTCTCAGCAAAGTGGATTTTCAATTAAAGCACGAACCGATGATATTCAAATCAACATTTCTTTAGTTGAATACTTGCGACAGGCCTTTTCCATCAATGCCTCAGAGCTGTACACACTGCCTGAAGATGAGTACGGGGCAGACGTTAAGCGCGTCATGTCTGATGTGCGTAGACTTATTATGCATATGGATGGCTGGGATGTTCTTGAGTTTTCCAGCATTGGCACGTTCTCTTTCGCTAAATTTGTGATGTGGAACGACTTACGATCCAATGAAGCAATGCTATCACGCAATCCCGTCGTAAAAAGTCTCATTGAAGGAAGAAAATCATTTACGCAGTCGTATAACTTTTCAGAAGCGCTGACGCCTGAAAAAGAAATTTCAACACCATCACTGGTCCCTTTGAGCGCTGATGGTTCGCAAATGGAAGCCCTTCATGCAGCATCAAGTGGGGAAAGCTTTGTGCTTCATGGGCCACCAGGATCAGGGAAGTCTCAAACCATTACAAACATTATTACGAATACCCTTGGAGAAGGAAAGACGGTGCTTTTTGTAGCTGAAAAAATGGCTGCCCTCGAAGTTGTGTATCAAAAATTAAAAGGCATCGGATTGGAGCCGTTTTTACTAAGTGTATACTCCAACAAAGCGCAAAAAAATCAGGTTCTTGAGCAATTTGACAAGTCGTTTAAGGTGGAGCGTACAGCCTCTGTAAATTGGGAAGAGTACAACACAGATATTGCCCAGTTGAAAAAGTCGCTTTTTGACATAAGCAAGGAGCTTCATGAAGAAACAACTTTCGGGAAAAGTACGTATGATATGCTGCAATCCTTTGCGTCGCTTGAACGACCTGATGTCGTGGCTTCCCTTGACTCTCAGCATGTGAAGAATCTTACAGACAGGGTTCTTGAAAGTCACATCGAACTTATGAAAAAGACCACTCGCCTCGGAGAAACATGTGTGCCATTGAAAGACCACCCATGGGATGGCATCGGAGCCATTCAATATTCTTTAGCGAAAAAGGATGACATAACGAGGTATCTGCAAGAAGTAATTCGAATTGGAGAGCCGTTGCGCAAGAGTTTAAGGGAGTATTTGGAAGGGGTTAGCGTGCGGTTTACAGGTGAAAGCAAGACATCTCTGAAGGGATTTCTTCAAAAGCTTGAGAAGATCGAACAACTCGACACGATGCACCTGCTAGCATTTTTGGATGAAGGCCAAGGGATCGAGATGACGAGGACTGTGTTAGTTAAGAATCATGAGCTTACGGTAGCTCAGGAGCAGCTCTCCACCACCTTTGATGATCGAATGTCTCAAGTGAGTGAAGTGACTTGGCTTGAAAGGTTAAGCGAGGCCCGAACGCCAGGTCTTTTTGCGTTCTTTAAACGGCGAAAAGCAGTGAATTCACTTAAACCATTTTTGCGAGAGGCAACGGCACAACCTTCTGTTGAGTTGTTGCAACAGTATTGTGATACGACACGGCGAATGGGAGAGCTTGAAAAAGAGCTTGAACCGCACGTGACGTGGATGGACAAAGCCTTTGGCTCTTCTTGGCGTACTAAACAGCAAAAGGACGTTATCGAAAATGATCTGACGGCTTTGGCAGCACTTGAGCAGTTATGCAATGAACCTCAGAGCGTTGGTGCTATTAAATCGTTTCTAATACATCATGATGTTGACCAGAGGAACCTTAGAGGACATGCCGTTGCTCGTCAAGCATTGCAAAAAGAAGTGCATTCATTCGAGAGTATGTTAGACGTTTTGAAAGATACGCTGGAAATAAACGACTACATAAGCAAAGCGAGTGATTGGGTCTATTCGGTGGTTGAAAAAGCAAAGTCGCAGCTAGAACACTTGGATCGACTCTACGATATGGTGCAATACGTCCATGCGAAACGCGAGGCAGAAAAGGTTGGAATTGAACCAATGCTTGTGGATTTCGAAACTGGAGACAGATCAGGCGAAGAAGTCGTTCATACGTATCGTTACAGTGTGTTGCGCCAGCGAATTGACAAGGAAGTGAATCTCAGAGAACATCTCCGCACGTTTAGTGAAGCAGAAGTGGAGTTGCTGCTTGAGAAATTCAAGCGAATGGATGAGCAACTGATGAAGGCGTCTCAGCTTGAGGTTGCTGAACGACTGGCGAAAAAGAATATCCAGCTAGAAAACATTAGTGAAATTGAGGGAACAGAGGTCAATAAGCTTCATCGGGCCATCCGGAGCAGGGGCAGGGGCTTGGCCATGAGACAGCTATTCTCAAGCATCCCTAACACACTTTCAAAGCTCAAGCCTTGTGTGTTGATGAGCCCGATCGCTGTGTCTCAATACCTTTCTTCTGATCATCCTGCATTTGACCTGGTAATTTTTGATGAAGCCTCACAAATGCCGACAAGCGAGGCAGTAGGTGCCATGGCAAGGGGGAGACAGGTCATCGTTGTTGGTGATCCAAAACAATTACCACCAACCAACTTTTTTAATGCCACGATTAATGACGAGGATGATGATGTGGAGATGGTTGACATGGAGAGTGTTCTAGAAGATTGTCTGGCACTTCCCCTCCCAGAAAAATATTTGAAGTGGCATTACCGCAGTGAGCATGAAAGTCTGATTGCGTTTTCGAATCGACGTTATTATGACGGACAGCTCGTCACATTCCCGTCCACTGACTTTTCAAAAGACAAGGTGACGTTTACGAATGTAAAGGGAACGTACGAACGCGGTGGGGCGAACGTCAATAAAACGGAAGCGGAAGCGATTGTCACAGATGTGTTTCGACGGCTAGAGGATCCAATACTCAGGAAATCAAGCATTGGCATTGTCACGTTTAACTCTCATCAGCAGGAACTGATTGCCGACATGATTGAAGAAGAGCTTTCCAAAAAACCTGAGTTGGAAGAGATCGTTTTAAATGGGGAAGAGCCTCTATTCGTTAAAAACCTCGAAAACGTGCAGGGAGATGAACGTGATACAATCTACTTTTCCTTATGTTTTGGTCCGGATGAGGAAGGAAAAATGACGATGAACTTTGGTCCTCTGAACCGTGAAGGGGGCTGGAGACGATTAAATGTAGCCATCACACGGGCGAAGCAGGAAATGAAAGTATTCGCTTCAATGGAGCCGGAAGCTTTACAGCGAGCGAAAGCAAAGGGCGTGCAGGATCTTCAAGCATTTATGCTGTTTGCCAAAAGGGCAAGTCATTCTGGAGGTTTGTCTGCAACAAGAGAAGAGGAACAACATGAGGCGATTTTACTTTCTATTGAAAGGAAACTGGCTGAAAAAGGCTACGAAACGGAACGCGGAGTAGGAATGAGTGCGTTTAAAATTGAGCTGGCAGTCAAGCATCCAGATGCCCCAGAGAGGTATATGGCGGCTATTTTAACAGATGGTCACACAGCGGCTGCTGAAAAAACGATTCGTGACCGCGAAAAGCTAAAGGTCGATGTGCTGAACCGGTTTGGTTGGACTGTATTGAAAGTGTGGACGATGTCTTGGTGGCGTAACCCTGACAAACAGGCCGACGCGCTGTGTGAACAGCTTGAAAGTATACGAGCAGCCGCACCGATAAAAGAGCCAACGCTTCAACAGCAAGATGAGACATTGTCTGAAGTGATGACAGAGCCTATTGCTGCCGTTGAAACAGTTCCACTGAAAAAGGACGTGTATGAGGCACATGTACTGCCTGAGGTAGTGGTCGACAAAAATGACTTTTATACGATCTCTTCGAAGGAGATGATCTTTACGCAGATGAGACAGTTGGTTGAGCATGAGGCCCCAATTAGTGAGCAGATGCTCGTCAAACGAATTAGTGATGCGTGGGGTTTTAAACGAGCAGGTAGTAGAATTGCGCAGCATGTCGCTGAATGCCTGGGGCAAACCAACTACTTCGTCGAAGAAGAAAGCGATGACCGTCGCTTCATATGGAGCACATCGGAAAGCGTATCTGATTTTTCCTTGTTTCGCGAGGGCGATAAGGATCGTCGTGATTCTGACGATATTTCCTTTAGAGAATATCGAAACGGAATCAAGCATCTAAGTGACGCTGGCATCAAGCTCCCCATCGATGAAGTCGTCAAACGTCTAAACAATCTGTTAGGGTTTCAACGTCTGAATCAAGGCGTTGATGAACGCGTTCGACAAACCATTGACAAAATGGTAACTGACGGTGAGCTTACGATGGATGAACGCATGATTCAACACAAGAGCTGA